The Cyanobacteria bacterium QS_8_64_29 genomic sequence GGGATGAGCGGCGTGCTGATATGCACCAAGCCTTTCTCAAGCTGGGCTGCGCGCTCATCCTGTATCAACCACCTGCAGAAGTTCTGTTAGGCGTTCTAAGCCATCGCCCGCCGGGCGTCGGCTGTCCAACTGGGAGCGGCAGGAGCGCGAGGCTCGAGGCCCGCATCCCGCAACTGGAGGCCGAGCAAGCCGAGCTCGAGCAAGCGATCGCCGCCACGCCCGCCGAGCAGTACGAGCGCATCCGCGAGCTCTCCGAGCAGCTAGATGCCCTCAGCCAGCAGATCGAGCGCGAGACCGAACGCTGGCTGGAGCTGGCCGAGCTGGCGTCGTGACTGGCCATCGCGAGCCTGGCCTACAATGGCCCCATTGAGCGAGCGCTTGCGAGGTTGCCGCCCATGTCCCCCGATCGCAGCACCATCGCGCTGGCCGGCGAGCTCTATCGCGCCTACAGTGCGCTCTATCCCAGTCGCACGGCCCAAACGCGCGGCCTCGTGGTCAACCTCTACACCCAACGCAGCCATCCCACCTTCAGCGGCGATCCCATCCTGCTGCCCTGGGAGTGCTTTGTGCCCTGGCAGCTGGCGCTGGGGGGCGAGCGCCAAGCGGCAGCAACGGCCTAGCCGCTTGCCGTGCTCGCGCTCGAAGGGCCGGCGACCGCCGCCATTGCCGGGTTGGCCTTTGTCCTTGGGGCCGCGCTGGGGAGCTTTGCCAACGTCGTCATTCGCCGCTTGCCGGCCGGCGAGTCCCTGCTGCGACCGCCTTCCCACTGCCCGGTTTGCCAGCATGGGCTGCGCGCGAGCGACAACGTTCCCATCCTGAGCTGGTTGTGGCTGCGCGGGCGCTGCCGCTACTGCCGCACCCCCATTCCGCTCCGCTACCCACTGGTGGAAGCCGCTAGCGGCGGTATTTGTTTGCTAGCGCTGGCAGCCTATGGCGCGAGCTGGCAGGCGCTGGCCTACGGCAGCTTTGGGATCTGGCTGTTGGTACTGGCTGCCATCGACCTCGAGACCCTGACCTTGCCCGAAACGCTCACTCGCTCGGGATTGCTGGCGGGGCTGGGCGTCCGCATCTTGCTGAGCTGGCAGGAGACCGGGCCGGGGATCGCGCAGCAGCTCGCTCTCGGCATTGGTGGGGCCGTGCTGGGCCTGTGGCTGCTGGAGGGGATCGCGCTGGCCGGGTCGCTGGCGTTGGGGCAACCGGCCATGGGGGGCGGCGATGCCAAGCTGGCCGCTGGCATTGGCGCGTGGCTGGGGTGGCAGCAGCTGCTGCTGGCCGGGTTCCTGGCCTGCCTATCGGGCGCGATCGCGGGCGGTGCGGCGATCGTAGTGGGAGCGCGCGGGCGGCGGCAACCGCTGCCGTTCGGCCCCTTTTTGGCCCTAGGCGCCGGCTTGAGCCTGATGGGTGGCGAGGCCCTGCTGGCCGCTTATCGCGATTGGCTTTGGCCCTAGCGGCCCATTCTGGGCGAGCCGGGTCGTGGTAGGATTGAGGGCGCGTTTGGGGTGACGCTGCCTGGGGAGCGCCCACCTTACCCCC encodes the following:
- a CDS encoding prepilin peptidase — translated: MLALEGPATAAIAGLAFVLGAALGSFANVVIRRLPAGESLLRPPSHCPVCQHGLRASDNVPILSWLWLRGRCRYCRTPIPLRYPLVEAASGGICLLALAAYGASWQALAYGSFGIWLLVLAAIDLETLTLPETLTRSGLLAGLGVRILLSWQETGPGIAQQLALGIGGAVLGLWLLEGIALAGSLALGQPAMGGGDAKLAAGIGAWLGWQQLLLAGFLACLSGAIAGGAAIVVGARGRRQPLPFGPFLALGAGLSLMGGEALLAAYRDWLWP